The Primulina eburnea isolate SZY01 chromosome 6, ASM2296580v1, whole genome shotgun sequence genome contains a region encoding:
- the LOC140833659 gene encoding uncharacterized protein produces the protein MAGMTQFFAQFMGNQTVADTGVRPRAEVVYERFSRMHPDKFSGTTDPLIAEGWVKSIEVIFDFMELQDTDRVRCAIFLLHGSARVWWESASVIVNLQTLTWNGFKEVFYSKYFTEEVRTKLIGEFMTLRQGDSSVADYVQKFEKGCQFMPLIANDAQAKVRHFLLGMRPILRRDVKVVGPMTYEVAVARALEAEQDMREIEKDRLGKRPFQAPQQQQQYQQRPPFKKSYQGQPGKKPYQRPPKGKGPIHQQGAPQKLGNFPVCQKCNRQHPGPCLYGSGQSTDEQLQKWRLKDEAKGSVLYTVSDGIVRYRDRMWVPSVDLIRQDILTEAHASPYSIHPGGTKMYKDLQILYWWPGMKRDIRRFVSECLTCQQVKAEHQRPAGLLKPLPIPEWKWENITMDFVVGLPKSVRGSNSIWVIVDRLTKSAHFLPVKTTFSITQYAELYIKEIVRLHGFPVSIVSDRDPRFTSSFWKSLHAAMGTKLLFSTAFHPQTDGQSERVIQILEDLLRACMIDFQGTWESRLPLVEFTYNNSFQASIGMAPYEALYGRKCRSPVHWDEASLGARPVIVAECRYLLMLLGRSLKVRFGSIVI, from the exons ATGGCTGGAATGACACAGTTCTTTGCCCAGTTTATGGGTAACCAAACAGTGGCTGATACCGGGGTGAGACCCAGAGCTGAGGTTGTCTACGAGAGGTTCAGCAGAATGCACCCAGATAAATTCTCAGGGACGACGGACCCATTGATAGCGGAGGGGTGGGTTAAATCCATCGAGGTAATTTTCGATTTTATGGAGTTGCAGGATACTGATCGAGTGAGGTGCGCCATCTTTCTACTTCATGGGAGTGCAAGAgtttggtgggagagcgcatcagtgATAGTTAACCTACAGACTCTCACGTGGAATGGGTTCAAGGAGGtgttttactccaagtacttcactgaggaagtgcgTACGAAGCTGATTGGAGAGTTCATGACGCTACGACAGGGAGATAGCAGCGTAGCTGATTAtgtgcagaagtttgagaaGGGTTGCCAATTTATGCCCTTGATCGCCAATGATGCTCAGGCCAAGGTGAGACACTTTCTCCTTGggatgcggccgatcttgcgccgtgacgtgaAGGTGGTAGGGCCTATGACCTATGAGGTCGCAGTTGCGAGGGCATTAGAGGCAGAACAGGACATGAGGGAGATTGAGAAGGATCGGCTGGGCAAGAGGCCCTTTCAGGCACCGCAACAGCAGCAACAGTATCAGCAGCGGCCACCATTTAAGAAATCTTACCAGGGGCAGCCTGGGAAGAAACCATACCAAAGACCACCtaagggcaagggtcctatcCATCAGCAGGGGGCGCCGCAGAAGCTCGGCAATTTCCCTGTTTGTCAGAAGTGTAACCGCCAGCATCCCGGACCatgcttgtatggatcag GACAGTCTAcagatgagcaactacagaaatggagactgaaggacgaagctaagggcagtgttttgtacacagtgtcagatggtatcgtgagatacagagacagaatgtgggtgcctagtgttgatttgatcagacaggatattctgacagaggcacatgcatctccgtattctattcacccaggaggtaccaagatgtacaaagacctgcagattttgtattggtggccagggatgaagagagacatccgcagatttgtatcagagtgcctcacttgtcagcaggtgaaggcagagcatcagaggccagcaggtttgcttaagccactccctatcccagagtggaaatgggagaacatcactatggatttcgtcgtTGGGTTACCTAAATCAGTCAGAGGgtctaattctatttgggttatcgtggaccgactcactaagtcagcgcattttctgccagtgaagacgactttctccataacgcagtatgcagagctttatattaaggagatagtccgtttgcatggtttcccagtttcgattgtgtccgacagagacccaaggtttacatcgtccttctggaagagcttacatgcagctatggggacgaagttactGTTTAGTACGGcctttcacccgcagacagatggccagtctgagcgagtgatccagattctggaggatttactgagagcctgtatgattgattttcaaggaacttgggagtctagactacccctagtggagttcacatacaacaatagcttccaagcatctattggtatggctccctatgaagcgttgtatggtcggaagtgcagatcgccagttcattgggatgaa gcttcgttgggggctCGACCGGTGATTGTTGCTGAGTGTAGGTACTTGCTTATGTTGTTGGGTCGGTCACTAAAGGTTCGTTTCGGGTCAATTGTCATCTAG
- the LOC140833660 gene encoding uncharacterized protein, with the protein MPSSRSATWVSRSNLLLCLLTPNRTMIEAAACGNLLRKTAEEGYELLEEMAASNYHPQFERKNQRRSAGVHQVTDLSAITAQLDVLNRKLDGLNMGGTAMRLQEIICKKYGGEHYVKDFQDSGPFYVPERATVNQVGIQNHPRNDPYLNTYNPGLRQHPKFSWGVQNSQNRPHGGQPYGKQQIFQNQDASIKRLENQIGQLAKMIASREPGTLPNNTETNPKEQVKAIELKTPTAQAKIFIPPPFPATLKRAKLDAQFGKFLEVFKKLHINILFADALMQIPSYAKFLKDILANKRKLEDHMTVNLTENCSTFVQNKIPLKLKDPESFSVPCVIGDILFHKALCDLGASINLMPLSVFKNLGLGEPNQTRMSLQLADISVKYMRGVVEDVLVKVY; encoded by the exons ATGCCCTCATCACGATctgccacttgggttagtcgttcaaacctttTACTATGCTTGCTTACTCCtaatcgtactatgatagaAGCTGCTGCGTGTGGAAATCTCTTGAGAAAAACTGCTGAGGAAGGATacgagttattggaggagatggctgctagcaacTATCATCCTCAATTTGAAAGGAAAAACCAGCGAAGAAGTGCAGGAGTTCATCAGGTAACTGACCTTTccgctattactgcacaacttgatgtcTTGAACAGGAAATTGGACGGTTTGAATATGGGTGGCACggctatgcgtcttcaagagataatTTGTAAAAAATATGGAGGAGAACACTATGTTAAGGACTTTCAAGACAGTGGTCCTTTTTATGTTCCAGAAAGGGCAACAGTGAATCAAGTGGGAATCCAAAACCATCCAAGGAATGATCCGTATTTGAATACATACAATCCTGGATTGAGGCAACACCCCAAATTCTCATGGGGTGTCCAAAACAGCCAGAATCGACCACATGGAGGACAACCATATGGAAAACAACAAAT ATTCCAAAATCAAGATGCGTCGATAAAGAGGCTTGAGAATCAGATTGGACAGTTAGctaagatgatagcaagtagagagccgggcaccttgccaaaTAACACAGAGACCAacccaaaagagcaagtgaaggccatcgaGTTAAAGA cacccactgcacaagCTAAAATTtttatccctccaccttttcctgcaaCATTAAAAAGGGCGAAATTAGATgcgcaattcggtaagtttttagAAGTATTCAAGAAATTGCACATCAATATTCTCTTTGCTGATGCTCTGATGCAAATTCCAagctatgctaaatttttgaaggacatCTTAGCAAACAAGAGAaaattggaggatcacatgacagtgaatctaactgaaaattgctctaCTTTTGTACAAAACAAGATTCCACTGAAACTTAAGGATCCAGAGAGTTTTTCTGTTCCTTGCGTGATTGGTGATATTCTTTTTCATAAAGctttgtgtgatcttggtgcgagtataAATCTTATGCCTTTGTCTGTATTCAAGAATCTCGGATTAGGAGAACCAAATCAAAcaaggatgtccttgcaactagcAGACATATCTGTCAAATACATGCGAGGAGTCGTAGAGGACGTCCTGGTGAAGGTGTACTAA